In one Agathobacter rectalis ATCC 33656 genomic region, the following are encoded:
- a CDS encoding transglycosylase domain-containing protein, with product MNYGKKATMQLLRKYDNKSSKVKNKFKLIVLKILLVVVIVAGAAGISSGIGVMKGIIDSAPDISKIDVTPTGYSTTVLAANGEETATLVGQGANRQYVTIDEIPLDLQHAFVAIEDERFYDHNGIDLHGIGRAFISGLSKGRFSEGASTITQQLIKNNVLTSWTSETSFVEKLQRKIQEQYLALELEKQVNDKDWILENYMNSVNLGANTLGVQAASKKYFNKDVSELTLSEASVIAGITQNPSGYNPITHPDKNAKRREKVLNNMKDQGYISKAQYDEAMADDVYSRIAEYNTTGSGSVNTYFIDALIDNVFDDLTAAGYSETEAYKLIYKGGLTIKSTQDLTMQTICDEEANNPSNYPSDAKYSFQLSFEVKKADGSYKTYTNQTMLSFYKKKTNNDDFSINYSSPDECNAAIAQYEQDVLEEGDSIVEGSEAVNITLEPQVAMTVIDQSTGEVKALVGGRGDKSGNRTWNRATDTCRQPGSTFKIIGCYAAALDAGGKTLASVQDDAPFTVGSKTFNNYDKSFGGFTSIRWAITKSINIVTVKTLQDIGVDLGYKYAEDFGISTLTDSDKNLSLALGGLTKGVTNLELTGAYATIANGGVYLEPKFYTQVLDHDGNVLLDKTTTQDTRTVIKDTTAWLLTDAMKDVLTQGTGKLARFDSQIAQAGKSGTTTSNRDCLWAGYTPYYTCVVWGGYDDNSKQSGKLTSYPKNIWRNAMSRIHEGLETKDFVQPDGITNTTVCSKSGLVPLEGTCDNDPRGSMLTTEYFDTDTVPTDSCDHHVALEICADSGAIAGPYCPNKTSKVFITGAVSGSPEYEFMADDTFMNTVCTLHDATSLINSSPTTTDPTNSGTTPGSTDGTAAGAQTGGAETGTGASSGAGTGSSGTGTGGSGSSGSGAGASGTGGSGSGGTDTGSSGSSGNTHR from the coding sequence ATGAATTACGGCAAAAAAGCTACAATGCAGCTGCTCCGGAAATATGACAATAAGAGCTCTAAGGTCAAAAACAAGTTCAAGCTCATTGTTCTAAAGATTCTTCTGGTTGTAGTAATTGTAGCAGGCGCAGCCGGCATCAGTTCAGGAATCGGTGTCATGAAGGGAATCATTGATTCCGCACCTGACATATCAAAGATCGATGTCACTCCTACCGGCTACTCAACTACCGTTCTGGCGGCAAACGGAGAAGAAACCGCCACACTCGTAGGTCAGGGGGCAAACAGGCAGTATGTCACCATCGATGAGATTCCGCTGGATTTGCAGCATGCTTTTGTTGCAATCGAGGATGAACGCTTTTACGACCACAACGGCATCGACCTGCATGGTATCGGAAGAGCCTTTATCTCCGGTCTGTCAAAGGGCAGATTCAGTGAGGGAGCCAGCACAATAACACAGCAGCTCATCAAGAACAACGTACTGACCAGCTGGACAAGCGAAACTTCCTTTGTAGAAAAGCTTCAGAGAAAGATTCAGGAGCAGTACCTTGCCCTTGAGCTCGAAAAGCAGGTAAACGACAAGGACTGGATTCTTGAAAACTACATGAATTCGGTCAATCTGGGAGCAAATACCCTCGGTGTGCAGGCCGCATCCAAGAAGTACTTTAACAAGGATGTCTCAGAGCTCACGCTTTCCGAAGCATCTGTCATCGCAGGTATCACTCAGAATCCATCCGGCTACAACCCTATCACACACCCTGACAAAAATGCCAAGAGACGTGAAAAGGTGTTAAATAACATGAAGGATCAGGGCTATATCTCCAAGGCGCAATATGATGAGGCCATGGCCGATGATGTCTACTCAAGAATTGCTGAGTACAACACCACAGGCTCAGGCTCTGTGAACACATACTTTATTGATGCTCTCATCGACAACGTGTTCGACGATCTCACAGCCGCCGGTTACTCTGAGACAGAAGCCTACAAGCTGATTTACAAGGGCGGACTGACTATCAAATCGACCCAGGACCTTACAATGCAGACTATATGTGACGAGGAGGCAAACAATCCATCCAACTATCCGTCCGATGCAAAGTATTCGTTCCAGCTTTCCTTCGAAGTAAAAAAGGCAGACGGTTCGTACAAGACCTACACAAACCAGACCATGCTCTCTTTTTATAAGAAGAAAACCAACAATGATGATTTCAGCATCAACTACTCAAGCCCTGATGAATGCAATGCAGCTATTGCACAGTACGAGCAGGATGTACTTGAGGAGGGCGATTCAATTGTGGAGGGTTCTGAAGCTGTCAATATCACGCTGGAGCCGCAGGTTGCCATGACAGTCATCGACCAGAGCACCGGTGAAGTAAAGGCACTGGTAGGCGGTCGCGGTGACAAATCCGGCAACAGAACATGGAACAGAGCCACAGATACATGCAGACAGCCCGGCTCTACCTTCAAGATAATCGGCTGCTATGCTGCTGCTCTTGATGCAGGCGGCAAAACACTTGCATCCGTGCAGGATGATGCACCGTTTACAGTAGGTTCAAAAACCTTTAACAACTATGACAAATCTTTCGGAGGCTTTACCTCCATCCGATGGGCAATAACAAAGTCCATCAATATTGTAACAGTCAAAACCTTACAGGATATCGGGGTTGATCTCGGTTACAAATATGCGGAGGATTTCGGTATTTCAACTCTCACCGATTCCGACAAAAACCTGTCACTGGCACTCGGCGGACTGACAAAGGGTGTCACAAACCTTGAGCTCACAGGTGCATATGCTACTATAGCCAACGGCGGAGTATACTTAGAGCCAAAGTTCTACACTCAGGTTCTTGACCACGATGGCAATGTATTACTTGACAAGACCACTACACAGGACACACGTACTGTAATCAAGGATACTACGGCATGGCTTCTTACAGATGCCATGAAGGATGTTCTGACACAGGGAACCGGAAAGCTGGCGCGCTTTGACAGCCAGATAGCCCAGGCGGGTAAATCCGGTACCACAACCAGCAACCGCGACTGCCTGTGGGCAGGCTACACACCATACTACACATGTGTCGTATGGGGCGGCTATGATGACAACTCAAAACAGTCCGGCAAGCTCACATCCTACCCTAAGAATATATGGAGGAATGCCATGAGCAGAATCCATGAAGGACTAGAAACCAAAGACTTTGTACAGCCGGATGGTATAACAAATACCACGGTATGCAGCAAATCAGGGCTTGTTCCTTTAGAGGGAACATGTGACAATGATCCTCGAGGATCAATGCTGACAACTGAATATTTTGATACGGACACTGTGCCGACAGACAGCTGCGACCATCATGTTGCACTTGAGATTTGTGCCGATTCGGGAGCCATTGCCGGTCCATATTGTCCGAATAAAACATCAAAGGTATTTATAACAGGCGCTGTATCAGGCAGCCCTGAATATGAATTCATGGCAGATGATACGTTCATGAATACCGTATGTACATTACATGATGCAACATCGCTGATTAACAGCTCACCAACCACCACGGATCCTACCAATTCCGGTACTACACCGGGCAGTACTGATGGCACTGCGGCTGGAGCACAGACAGGTGGGGCTGAAACTGGTACCGGTGCTAGCTCAGGTGCTGGTACTGGTAGCTCCGGTACTGGCACTGGCGGTTCCGGTTCAAGCGGCTCTGGAGCCGGTGCTTCCGGTACCGGTGGCTCAGGTTCAGGTGGTACTGATACCGGCAGCTCCGGTTCATCCGGTAACACTCATCGTTAA
- a CDS encoding ammonium transporter gives MTEEISGVIFGVWFLIGAALVFWMQAGFAMVEAGFTRAKNTGNILMKNLMDFCIGTVVFILIGFSLLLGEDVLGFIGKPGFDIFTSYKDFDWSNFVFNLVFCATTATIVSGAMAERTKFISYCVYSGVISALIYPIEAHWIWGGGWLSQIGFHDFAGSCAIHMVGGISALVGAAILGPRIGKFTKDKNGKITKVNAIPGHNITIGALGVFILWLGWYGFNGAAAKSVEQLGSIFVTTTIAPALATVVCMIFTWLKYGKPDVSMCLNASLAGLVAITAGCDVTDALGAIIIGSVAGLLVCFGVWFLDNVLRVDDPVGAVAVHMMNGIWGTIAVGLFATNSAPGYSIADSKGNELVGLFYGGGFKLLGLQLTGFVSVAAWTVVTITIVFLVIKATLGLRVSEEEEIIGLDPTEHGLPSAYAGFAIMDVSGDVMDVNENTDLGSSEYATASQAKKDAAVPVVNATTPASASGIHKVVIISKLTKYDKLRKAMNDLGVTGMTVTQVMGCGIQKGAGEKYRGAELDATLLPKVKVEVIVGKIPVEKVIETAKKTLYTGHIGDGKIFVYDVAQVVKVRTGEEGIEALQDVE, from the coding sequence ATGACAGAAGAGATTAGTGGAGTAATTTTCGGAGTCTGGTTCCTTATTGGAGCAGCATTGGTTTTCTGGATGCAGGCAGGTTTTGCTATGGTAGAAGCAGGTTTTACCAGAGCAAAGAATACCGGTAACATCCTTATGAAAAACCTCATGGATTTCTGTATTGGTACAGTTGTATTCATACTGATTGGTTTTTCACTTTTATTAGGTGAAGATGTTCTTGGTTTCATCGGTAAACCGGGATTTGACATCTTTACATCTTACAAAGATTTTGACTGGTCAAACTTTGTATTCAACCTGGTTTTCTGTGCGACAACAGCAACTATCGTATCAGGAGCTATGGCTGAGAGAACAAAATTTATTTCCTACTGTGTTTATTCAGGAGTTATTTCAGCACTTATTTATCCAATCGAGGCTCACTGGATCTGGGGTGGTGGCTGGCTTTCACAGATTGGCTTCCATGATTTCGCAGGTTCATGTGCCATCCACATGGTTGGTGGTATCAGTGCTCTTGTAGGAGCTGCAATTCTTGGACCTCGTATCGGAAAGTTTACAAAGGATAAAAACGGAAAGATTACAAAAGTAAACGCTATTCCGGGACATAACATCACAATCGGTGCACTCGGTGTATTCATTCTCTGGCTTGGCTGGTATGGATTCAACGGTGCAGCAGCAAAATCAGTAGAGCAGCTTGGTTCTATCTTTGTAACAACAACAATCGCACCTGCACTTGCAACAGTAGTATGTATGATTTTCACATGGCTCAAATATGGCAAGCCTGATGTGTCAATGTGTCTGAATGCTTCACTTGCAGGACTTGTAGCTATCACAGCAGGCTGTGATGTAACAGATGCACTTGGTGCTATCATTATCGGTTCCGTAGCAGGACTTCTCGTCTGCTTCGGTGTATGGTTCCTTGACAATGTACTTCGTGTTGATGACCCTGTAGGTGCTGTCGCAGTACATATGATGAATGGTATCTGGGGAACAATCGCTGTTGGTCTTTTTGCCACAAACAGTGCTCCGGGATATTCAATTGCTGATTCAAAGGGTAACGAGCTCGTAGGACTTTTCTACGGCGGTGGATTTAAGCTTTTAGGACTCCAGCTCACAGGATTTGTTTCTGTTGCAGCATGGACAGTAGTTACTATTACAATCGTATTCCTTGTTATCAAGGCTACACTGGGACTTAGAGTTTCAGAGGAAGAGGAAATCATCGGACTTGACCCAACAGAGCATGGTCTTCCATCAGCATACGCAGGATTTGCTATCATGGATGTATCAGGTGATGTTATGGATGTCAATGAAAATACAGACCTTGGTTCTTCTGAGTATGCAACAGCTTCTCAGGCAAAGAAGGATGCAGCAGTGCCTGTTGTAAATGCAACAACACCGGCTTCAGCAAGCGGTATCCACAAGGTTGTTATTATTTCAAAGCTTACAAAGTACGACAAGCTTCGTAAGGCTATGAATGACTTAGGTGTAACAGGAATGACAGTGACACAGGTTATGGGCTGTGGTATCCAGAAGGGTGCCGGCGAGAAATACCGTGGAGCTGAGCTTGATGCGACATTACTTCCAAAGGTTAAGGTTGAGGTAATCGTTGGCAAGATTCCGGTAGAAAAGGTTATTGAGACTGCTAAGAAGACTCTCTACACCGGACATATCGGAGATGGTAAGATCTTCGTTTACGACGTGGCACAGGTTGTCAAGGTTCGTACAGGCGAGGAAGGAATTGAGGCATTACAGGATGTAGAGTAA
- a CDS encoding YigZ family protein, translating into MSENTISLYVYKGGQGEITEKKSRFIATVRPVESEDEAVSFINETKKKYWDARHNCSAFVIGKRQELTRCSDDGEPAGTAGRPMLDVLLKENIHNAAVVVTRYFGGVLLGTGGLVRAYQQATKAGLSASEIIEKKEGAVLFIRTDYTGIGRLQYLFAQEKITVMDTAYEADVLVKAVIPENDKKRIEKTIIEQTNGTAKLEWGDEVTFAEYDGEVLLFKN; encoded by the coding sequence ATGTCAGAGAATACTATAAGCCTGTACGTGTACAAGGGCGGACAGGGTGAGATAACAGAGAAGAAATCGAGGTTTATAGCAACCGTAAGGCCGGTAGAGTCTGAGGATGAGGCTGTAAGCTTCATCAATGAGACGAAAAAGAAATACTGGGATGCAAGGCACAACTGCAGTGCCTTTGTTATAGGAAAGAGACAGGAGCTGACCAGATGCTCGGATGACGGGGAGCCTGCAGGCACCGCAGGCCGTCCTATGCTTGATGTGCTCCTTAAGGAAAATATCCACAATGCCGCTGTTGTAGTAACGAGGTACTTCGGTGGGGTGCTGCTTGGCACAGGCGGACTGGTGCGTGCGTATCAGCAAGCCACAAAGGCGGGGCTTTCGGCAAGTGAGATAATAGAGAAGAAGGAGGGTGCAGTACTGTTTATCAGGACGGACTATACCGGAATCGGAAGACTTCAGTATCTGTTTGCACAGGAGAAGATTACGGTGATGGACACAGCGTATGAGGCGGATGTGCTCGTAAAAGCCGTTATCCCGGAAAATGATAAAAAACGCATAGAGAAAACAATCATAGAGCAGACAAACGGCACGGCAAAGCTTGAGTGGGGTGATGAGGTGACATTTGCTGAATATGATGGCGAGGTGTTGCTGTTTAAAAATTAG